One stretch of Halalkalicoccus sp. NIPERK01 DNA includes these proteins:
- a CDS encoding universal stress protein, translating into MTRRVLVPIDGSPHADRALEYACENHADSEITALFVLDPFGYYEEERGFPDRLDDWYANLEERADRLFEEAGRRAADHGVGIETATERGRPDRAIVAYAVTGDFDAIVMGAHGRTDLTGVLLGSTAEKVARRAPCPVTVVR; encoded by the coding sequence ATGACACGACGCGTCCTCGTCCCGATCGACGGCTCGCCGCACGCCGACCGCGCTCTCGAGTACGCCTGCGAGAACCACGCGGACAGCGAGATCACCGCCCTGTTCGTGCTCGACCCCTTCGGCTACTACGAGGAGGAGCGGGGCTTTCCCGACCGCCTCGACGACTGGTACGCGAACCTCGAAGAGCGCGCCGACCGGCTGTTCGAGGAGGCCGGACGACGGGCGGCCGATCACGGCGTCGGGATCGAGACGGCGACCGAACGGGGCCGCCCGGACCGGGCGATCGTCGCCTACGCCGTCACCGGCGACTTCGACGCCATCGTCATGGGCGCACACGGCCGCACGGACCTCACGGGCGTCCTTCTCGGGAGCACAGCGGAGAAGGTGGCGCGGCGTGCGCCCTGCCCGGTGACGGTCGTGCGCTGA
- a CDS encoding YigZ family protein, which yields MTDTYRTVAGRASRAFEVRGSEFVGHVSPAESVEAAESFVAEIESEHADATHNVPAYRVRADPFREYSSDDGEPSGSAGKPALNVLQGEEVENVACVVTRYYGGTNLGYGGLVRAYSRAVSEALDAAGIVEERPHARLSITTEYDDSGTVRGIIESSGAEFDADYGEQVRFDARVPIQEAEELRDRLRGATSGRVGIE from the coding sequence GTGACCGACACCTACCGGACCGTTGCGGGTCGAGCCAGCCGGGCCTTCGAGGTTCGCGGCTCGGAGTTCGTCGGCCACGTCTCGCCGGCGGAGTCGGTCGAGGCGGCCGAGTCGTTCGTCGCCGAGATCGAATCGGAGCACGCCGACGCGACCCACAACGTCCCCGCCTACCGGGTTCGGGCCGACCCGTTCCGCGAGTACTCGAGCGACGACGGCGAGCCCTCGGGATCGGCCGGAAAACCCGCGCTGAACGTGCTACAGGGCGAGGAAGTCGAGAACGTCGCCTGCGTCGTCACGCGCTACTACGGCGGGACGAATCTGGGGTACGGGGGATTGGTTCGGGCGTACTCGCGGGCGGTGAGCGAGGCGCTCGACGCGGCGGGGATCGTCGAGGAACGCCCGCACGCGCGCCTCTCGATCACGACGGAGTACGACGATTCCGGTACCGTTCGGGGGATCATCGAGAGTTCGGGGGCCGAGTTCGACGCCGACTACGGCGAGCAGGTGCGGTTCGACGCGCGCGTCCCGATCCAGGAGGCGGAGGAACTGCGCGACAGGCTCAGGGGCGCGACGAGCGGCCGCGTCGGGATCGAGTGA
- the gdhB gene encoding glutamate dehydrogenase GdhB: MSVPVGEERVEEPETALATARRQLDRAAAHVEIDPAIVERLKHPARVQRVSLPVERDDGSLKVFTGYRAQHDSVRGPFKGGMRYHPGVTEEECIGLSMWMTWKTAVMDLPFGGAKGGVVVDPKELSAAETERLTRRFAQELRDTVGPMHDIPAPDMGTDAETMGWFMDAYSVLQGETTPGVVTGKPPVIGGSHGREEAPGRSVAIVAREACDYHDIPVEEATVAVQGYGSVGANAARLLDSWGATVVAVSDVNGAAYDPEGLDTASIPSHEEEPEAVTRVADQVIDNEELLELDVDVLIPAAVGNVITADNADAIDADLVVEGANGPTTATADSILRERGIPVIPDILANAGGVTVSYFEWLQDINRRAWSHERVNEELETEMLRAWSAVAERVDERGLAWRDAAYALALERLGAAHEARGLWP; this comes from the coding sequence ATGAGTGTTCCCGTTGGCGAGGAGCGTGTCGAGGAGCCGGAGACGGCGCTCGCGACGGCACGCCGACAGCTCGATCGGGCGGCGGCCCACGTGGAGATCGATCCGGCGATCGTCGAGCGGCTGAAACACCCCGCGCGCGTCCAGCGCGTCTCGCTGCCGGTCGAGCGCGACGACGGCTCCCTCAAGGTGTTCACAGGCTATCGCGCCCAGCACGACAGCGTTCGGGGCCCGTTCAAGGGCGGGATGCGCTATCACCCCGGCGTCACCGAGGAGGAGTGCATCGGCCTCTCGATGTGGATGACGTGGAAGACCGCGGTGATGGACCTGCCCTTCGGCGGCGCGAAGGGCGGCGTCGTGGTCGATCCGAAGGAGCTGAGCGCCGCGGAGACCGAACGGCTGACCCGGCGGTTCGCACAGGAGCTGCGCGATACCGTTGGCCCGATGCACGACATTCCGGCGCCGGACATGGGCACGGACGCCGAGACGATGGGCTGGTTCATGGACGCCTACAGCGTGTTGCAGGGCGAGACCACGCCCGGCGTCGTAACCGGCAAGCCACCGGTGATCGGCGGGAGCCACGGCCGCGAGGAGGCCCCCGGCCGGAGCGTGGCGATCGTCGCCCGCGAGGCCTGCGACTATCACGACATTCCAGTAGAAGAGGCGACGGTCGCGGTCCAGGGCTACGGAAGCGTCGGCGCGAACGCCGCTCGGCTGCTCGACTCGTGGGGCGCGACGGTCGTCGCCGTCAGCGACGTCAACGGCGCGGCCTACGACCCTGAGGGGCTCGACACCGCGTCGATCCCCTCACACGAGGAGGAACCCGAGGCGGTCACGCGGGTCGCCGATCAGGTGATCGACAACGAGGAACTGCTGGAACTCGACGTCGACGTGCTGATTCCGGCCGCCGTCGGCAACGTCATCACCGCCGATAACGCCGACGCGATCGATGCGGACCTCGTCGTCGAGGGGGCGAACGGCCCGACCACCGCCACCGCCGACTCCATCCTGCGCGAGCGCGGGATCCCCGTGATTCCCGACATCCTCGCGAACGCCGGCGGCGTGACCGTGAGCTACTTCGAGTGGCTCCAGGACATCAACCGGCGGGCGTGGAGCCACGAGCGCGTCAACGAGGAGTTGGAGACGGAGATGCTCCGCGCGTGGAGCGCGGTCGCGGAACGCGTCGACGAGCGGGGGCTGGCGTGGCGCGACGCCGCCTACGCGCTCGCGCTCGAACGCTTGGGCGCCGCCCACGAGGCCCGCGGGCTGTGGCCCTGA
- a CDS encoding HIT family protein has protein sequence MASIFSRIVEGEIPARTVYEDETTMAFLDANPLAPGHTLVIPKEEYERLNDLPEGLASDLYDTLHRLIPAVEDAVDAPASNVAFNNGEAAGQEVPHVHGHIIPRFEDDGGNPIHAIAGSPPDLADDELDDIAERISANNQA, from the coding sequence ATGGCAAGCATCTTCAGCCGGATCGTCGAGGGTGAGATCCCGGCCCGCACCGTCTACGAGGACGAGACGACGATGGCGTTTCTCGACGCCAACCCGCTCGCGCCGGGCCACACCCTCGTGATCCCCAAAGAGGAGTACGAGCGCCTGAACGACCTGCCCGAGGGCCTCGCGAGCGACCTCTACGATACGCTCCACCGACTGATCCCCGCCGTCGAGGACGCGGTCGATGCCCCCGCCTCGAACGTCGCGTTCAACAACGGCGAGGCCGCGGGCCAGGAGGTCCCGCACGTCCACGGCCACATCATCCCCCGGTTCGAGGACGACGGCGGCAACCCGATCCACGCCATTGCGGGTTCGCCACCCGACCTCGCTGACGACGAACTGGACGATATTGCCGAGAGAATCTCGGCGAACAATCAGGCGTAG
- a CDS encoding rubrerythrin-like domain-containing protein: MTANGTSTTWDVASDAGTESTYECLECGTRVTATSHPGNCPECEASLRNCATSIE; encoded by the coding sequence ATGACAGCGAACGGCACCTCGACGACCTGGGACGTGGCGTCCGACGCCGGAACCGAATCGACTTACGAGTGCCTCGAGTGTGGTACCCGCGTGACCGCCACGTCGCACCCGGGGAACTGTCCCGAGTGCGAGGCATCGCTTCGAAACTGCGCGACCTCGATCGAGTGA
- a CDS encoding amino acid-binding protein, whose amino-acid sequence MFDEIMAKFEGSPSQQAVIRLLLERGFSVNDEGRVVSGTIEIPNTQVAREIGVDRRVVDSTTSAILADEELRLVFQNISQIPSLMDLAPVIDLSTLTIAVRDAGQKGIVASVTGLLAENGISIRQTVSEDPEFTDEPRLYIVTDEPIPGDVLNELRELPFVRKLELQ is encoded by the coding sequence ATGTTCGACGAGATCATGGCCAAGTTCGAGGGCTCGCCAAGCCAGCAAGCAGTAATACGACTGCTGCTCGAACGGGGCTTCTCGGTCAACGACGAGGGCCGGGTCGTTTCTGGGACCATCGAGATCCCCAACACGCAGGTCGCCCGCGAGATCGGCGTGGACCGTCGGGTCGTCGACTCGACGACGAGCGCGATCCTCGCGGACGAGGAACTCAGACTCGTCTTCCAGAACATCTCCCAGATCCCCAGCCTGATGGACCTCGCACCCGTCATCGACCTCTCGACGCTGACGATCGCGGTGCGAGACGCGGGTCAGAAGGGAATCGTCGCCTCCGTTACTGGTTTGCTTGCAGAAAACGGCATCTCGATCCGCCAGACGGTGAGCGAGGACCCGGAGTTCACCGACGAGCCCCGCCTCTACATCGTCACCGACGAGCCGATCCCGGGCGACGTGCTCAACGAACTGCGCGAGTTGCCGTTCGTCCGGAAGCTCGAACTCCAGTAG
- a CDS encoding bacterio-opsin activator domain-containing protein translates to MAASDTAPPRLLLVGDDGWLSTAREAIDTPRTSVASGAGEALDRLRNAPIDGVISALSLPDGSALDVLRAIREDRPHLPVVVYARAGDEERASAAIGAGATDYLPADSTPPAELRDRVARAIESARTREERDRCARQFEALFAGSLSATWILDSAGRIERANDAARAFAPDADAIGDPLWERPWLAAGARTRLREAVERAASGDPRSLVLECADDERTPATVELSVEPVPETDSLVVTAVDVSERVELADELRRSEQLHRVTLNNMTDTVLVTDDEGSFTYICPNVHFIFGYTVAEIREMGTIDELLGPDLFDPAELREKGVLTNIERTATDRAGEEHTLLVNAKRVSIQGGTTLYSCRDVTTRKQRERALSTLHGTARELLYAEGRGEVAGIVATDATDVLDAPGIGCYLFDAEENSLEPAATTDALAAGRAREPIRPGEGPVGRAFIEGTLVASGDRLAVPLGDHGVLVAAFEDGFDALAEELADLLAATAEAALDRIEREAALRERDRELRERNSDLSRLNRINDVIRGIDAALVGAESREEIERAVCDRLTTDDRYRFAWIGRPEAGTLSPGAWAGEGGEYLDRVDLGGDEPSARAAATGEAVAVDNVAEGFREAPWRTAALEYGYQSALSVPLAHEGLSYGVLSVYADRPNAFDEMARTVFIELAETIAAALTAVKQRNALLRETVTELVYEIRSDSCPLLALALAADCEVALEGGIRRVEGGVLAFVAVEGAPLDRVREAADEVAAVEEAHTIAEREDGGVLRLRLPSPFVATRLADRGATLRSLRASADAESARLVVDVSNPTDVRAVDDAVTDRYPDATLLSQRERPRSGPDDRSTPLDRLTDRQREAVRTAYHSGFFESPRNCSGEAVADALGISPSAFYQLNRAAQRALFGALFDGSFTIEA, encoded by the coding sequence ATGGCAGCGTCCGACACCGCCCCGCCGCGGCTCCTGCTGGTCGGCGACGACGGGTGGCTCTCGACGGCTCGCGAGGCGATCGACACCCCCCGAACGTCGGTCGCCTCGGGCGCGGGCGAGGCGCTCGACCGCCTCCGAAACGCGCCGATCGACGGCGTGATCAGCGCGCTCTCGCTCCCCGATGGGAGCGCGCTCGACGTGCTCCGAGCGATCCGCGAGGACCGCCCACACCTCCCGGTCGTCGTCTACGCGCGGGCCGGCGACGAGGAACGCGCGAGCGCGGCGATCGGGGCGGGCGCCACCGACTATCTCCCTGCGGACTCGACGCCGCCCGCCGAACTGCGCGACCGGGTGGCCCGAGCGATCGAGAGCGCACGCACCCGCGAGGAGCGCGATCGGTGCGCCCGGCAGTTCGAGGCGCTGTTCGCCGGGTCGCTCTCGGCGACGTGGATCCTCGACTCGGCGGGCCGAATCGAGCGGGCGAACGACGCCGCCCGGGCGTTCGCGCCCGACGCGGACGCGATCGGCGACCCGCTCTGGGAGCGCCCGTGGCTGGCGGCCGGGGCCCGCACCCGGCTTCGCGAGGCCGTCGAACGCGCCGCGAGCGGCGACCCCCGGTCGTTGGTCCTCGAGTGTGCGGACGACGAGCGCACGCCCGCCACCGTCGAGCTATCCGTGGAGCCGGTCCCCGAGACCGATTCGCTGGTGGTGACGGCCGTCGACGTCAGCGAGCGGGTCGAACTCGCCGACGAACTCCGGCGCTCGGAGCAACTCCACCGCGTGACGCTCAACAACATGACCGACACGGTGCTGGTCACCGACGACGAGGGCTCTTTCACCTACATCTGCCCGAACGTCCACTTCATCTTCGGCTACACGGTCGCGGAGATCCGCGAGATGGGGACCATCGACGAACTGCTCGGCCCGGACCTCTTCGACCCCGCCGAACTCCGCGAGAAGGGCGTGCTGACGAACATCGAGCGTACGGCGACCGACCGCGCCGGCGAGGAACACACGCTGTTGGTCAACGCCAAACGCGTCTCGATCCAGGGCGGCACCACCCTGTATAGCTGTCGGGACGTCACCACCCGAAAACAGCGCGAGCGAGCGCTCTCGACGCTACACGGCACCGCCCGCGAACTGCTGTACGCCGAGGGTCGCGGGGAGGTCGCCGGGATCGTCGCCACCGACGCGACGGACGTGCTCGACGCCCCCGGAATCGGCTGTTACCTCTTCGACGCCGAGGAGAACTCCCTCGAACCGGCGGCGACGACCGACGCCCTCGCCGCGGGGCGCGCGCGCGAACCGATACGACCCGGCGAGGGCCCCGTCGGCCGGGCGTTCATCGAGGGGACGCTCGTCGCGAGCGGCGACCGCCTCGCGGTCCCGCTGGGCGATCACGGCGTGTTGGTGGCCGCCTTCGAGGACGGGTTCGACGCGCTCGCCGAGGAGCTCGCGGACCTGCTCGCGGCGACCGCCGAGGCGGCGCTCGATCGCATCGAGCGCGAGGCCGCCCTCCGCGAGCGCGACCGGGAGCTGCGCGAGCGAAACAGCGACCTCTCGCGGCTCAACCGGATCAACGACGTGATCCGTGGGATCGACGCGGCGCTGGTCGGGGCCGAGTCCCGCGAGGAGATCGAACGGGCGGTCTGTGACCGGCTCACGACCGACGACCGCTACCGCTTCGCGTGGATCGGCCGGCCGGAGGCGGGAACGCTCTCGCCCGGCGCGTGGGCCGGCGAGGGTGGCGAGTACCTCGACCGCGTCGACCTCGGGGGCGACGAGCCGTCGGCTCGGGCGGCGGCGACGGGTGAGGCCGTCGCGGTCGACAACGTCGCGGAGGGCTTCCGAGAGGCCCCGTGGCGGACGGCGGCGCTCGAATACGGCTACCAGTCGGCCCTCAGCGTCCCGCTCGCCCACGAGGGCCTCTCGTACGGGGTGCTGTCGGTCTACGCCGACCGGCCCAACGCCTTCGACGAGATGGCCCGGACGGTGTTCATCGAACTCGCCGAGACCATCGCCGCGGCGCTCACGGCGGTCAAGCAGCGAAACGCCCTGCTGCGCGAGACGGTCACCGAACTGGTCTACGAGATCCGATCGGACTCCTGTCCGCTGCTTGCGCTCGCGCTCGCGGCCGACTGCGAGGTCGCCCTCGAGGGTGGCATCAGGCGCGTCGAGGGCGGCGTCCTCGCGTTCGTGGCCGTCGAGGGCGCGCCGCTCGACCGGGTCCGTGAGGCCGCGGACGAGGTCGCCGCCGTCGAGGAGGCCCACACGATCGCCGAACGCGAGGACGGCGGCGTGCTCCGCCTTCGCCTCCCGTCCCCGTTCGTCGCCACCCGACTTGCCGACCGTGGCGCGACCCTCCGAAGTCTGCGGGCGAGCGCCGACGCCGAGAGCGCCCGGCTGGTCGTCGACGTCTCGAACCCGACGGACGTTCGGGCGGTCGACGACGCGGTCACGGACCGGTACCCCGACGCGACGCTGCTGTCCCAGCGCGAGCGGCCCCGTTCGGGACCGGACGACCGATCCACTCCCCTCGACCGGCTCACCGACCGGCAGCGGGAGGCCGTCCGGACGGCGTACCACAGCGGCTTCTTCGAGTCGCCCCGGAACTGCTCGGGCGAGGCGGTCGCCGACGCGCTCGGGATCTCCCCCTCGGCGTTCTACCAGCTCAACCGAGCCGCCCAGCGGGCGCTCTTCGGGGCCCTGTTCGACGGAAGCTTCACTATTGAAGCGTGA
- the hisB gene encoding imidazoleglycerol-phosphate dehydratase HisB gives MTDRTAEITRETAETEIECALDLDGSGDAEVETGIGFFDHMLTAFATHGLFDLTLQCDGDLEIDDHHTVEDVAIVLGETLGEAVGDKAGMVRYADRRVPLDEAVASVVVDISGRPRFYFDGEFSQDSVGEFTSDMARHFAESLAMNAGLTLHLEVEGENAHHEIEALFKCLARALDDATRIDERRGGTPSTKGRL, from the coding sequence ATGACCGACCGGACGGCGGAGATCACGAGAGAGACCGCCGAGACCGAGATCGAGTGTGCGCTGGATCTCGACGGCAGCGGCGACGCGGAGGTAGAGACGGGGATCGGCTTCTTCGACCACATGCTCACGGCCTTCGCGACCCACGGCCTCTTCGACCTCACCCTCCAGTGCGACGGCGATCTCGAGATCGACGACCACCACACCGTCGAGGACGTGGCGATCGTCCTCGGCGAAACCCTCGGCGAGGCCGTCGGCGACAAGGCCGGGATGGTCCGCTACGCCGACCGCCGGGTGCCGCTGGATGAGGCCGTCGCCTCCGTAGTAGTAGACATCAGCGGGCGGCCCCGCTTTTACTTCGACGGGGAGTTCTCCCAGGACTCGGTCGGCGAGTTCACGAGCGACATGGCCCGACACTTCGCGGAATCGCTCGCGATGAACGCCGGTTTGACGCTCCACCTGGAAGTCGAGGGCGAGAACGCCCACCACGAGATCGAGGCGCTGTTCAAGTGCCTCGCCCGCGCGCTCGACGACGCGACCCGGATCGACGAGCGACGGGGCGGGACCCCGAGCACGAAGGGCCGGCTGTAG
- a CDS encoding uracil-DNA glycosylase family protein, giving the protein MAAESLGSTVPEYPETRNVLEPNCTRCPHLAESRECISWGTGPLDSSVIVVGEAPGAGTPEADRWKGGNWTGMAYTARHSGRVIRDLMESVGYHDAYYTNAVKCFPPDVPASEASGSSSEPDSDGGEGSNREPTDEELTNCRTHLVTEVEQIQPSAIVPTGKHATETLLALDDRSLEGFTDHVLTPIDCEALATPLLPVLHPSYQNIWIARLGYEPEEYREELKRELDALCAGG; this is encoded by the coding sequence TTGGCCGCCGAATCCCTCGGATCTACCGTGCCCGAGTACCCCGAAACCCGGAACGTCCTCGAACCGAACTGCACCCGGTGTCCCCACCTCGCCGAGAGCCGCGAGTGCATCTCGTGGGGGACCGGCCCGCTCGATTCCTCGGTGATCGTCGTCGGCGAGGCCCCCGGCGCGGGGACGCCCGAGGCCGACCGGTGGAAAGGCGGCAACTGGACCGGGATGGCCTACACCGCCCGCCACTCTGGGCGGGTGATCCGCGACCTGATGGAATCCGTCGGCTACCACGACGCCTACTACACGAACGCGGTGAAGTGCTTTCCTCCGGATGTTCCCGCGAGCGAAGCGAGTGGGAGCTCGTCGGAGCCGGACTCCGACGGTGGCGAGGGTTCCAACCGGGAGCCAACGGACGAGGAACTGACGAACTGCCGGACCCACCTCGTGACCGAGGTCGAGCAGATCCAACCGAGCGCGATCGTCCCCACCGGAAAGCACGCCACCGAGACGCTGCTCGCGCTCGACGACCGTAGTTTGGAGGGCTTTACCGACCACGTCCTGACGCCGATCGACTGCGAGGCGCTCGCGACGCCCCTGCTTCCCGTGCTTCACCCGTCCTATCAGAACATCTGGATCGCGCGCCTTGGCTACGAGCCCGAGGAGTACCGGGAGGAACTGAAGCGGGAACTCGACGCGCTGTGTGCGGGCGGGTAA
- a CDS encoding putative glycolipid-binding domain-containing protein, whose amino-acid sequence MQREIIWERADGVGTEHLRVAFEDGVRAAGVAVGVDDAPFSVSYRIRCDESERVRSIRVERCDGTDSLELEHDGDGTWTDGDGDPIPELARCLDLDVAVTPFTNTIPIRRLGLPGGESRDLRVAYVDASRMSVRAADQRYTCLSELDADGGRFRYENTASGFTAEIPVDADGVVRDYPGLFRRAFP is encoded by the coding sequence ATGCAGCGAGAGATCATCTGGGAACGGGCCGACGGCGTCGGAACCGAACACCTACGAGTCGCGTTCGAGGACGGCGTCCGCGCTGCGGGGGTCGCAGTCGGAGTCGACGACGCCCCGTTCTCGGTCTCGTACCGTATTCGATGCGACGAATCCGAGCGCGTGCGGTCGATCCGCGTCGAACGGTGCGACGGCACCGATTCCCTCGAACTCGAACACGACGGCGACGGAACGTGGACCGACGGGGACGGCGACCCGATCCCCGAACTGGCGAGGTGTCTCGACCTTGACGTCGCGGTCACGCCGTTCACCAACACGATTCCGATCCGTCGGCTCGGACTCCCCGGCGGCGAGTCCCGGGACCTACGAGTCGCCTACGTCGACGCGTCCCGGATGAGCGTCCGGGCAGCCGACCAGCGCTACACCTGTCTGAGCGAACTGGATGCCGACGGTGGGCGGTTCCGGTACGAGAACACGGCGAGCGGCTTTACTGCAGAGATTCCGGTCGACGCCGACGGCGTCGTCCGCGACTATCCAGGGCTGTTCCGTCGGGCGTTCCCGTAG